TACATACAATCAGTAGCACTGAACATGTACTTCAGGTAGTTTAATTGAACTGACTTAAAAATTGGGTCGTGGATgggtaaataataaagtatacttcCTTGTTTTTctgctataattttttattaaatacagtaaTGTCATTAGATTATTAACACATAATTAGGTAAGCCCATTTCTCAGTTGTTTGAAGGAGTGGGTGGGTCAATCGAAATGTTTGAACTgctagttttaatttcattcaccactaatgtatattatgatattatattcctcAGATTATTTGTTATACTATGAAGGGGTTggtaaaaatgtaactttttttaCAAATCTAAAACTTCATCTACTCTCtcgtgtattaaaaataatatataattataatgttataaattataatataaaacagtaatTGTTGTCTAAATACCTGCTATAAGAAACTATACAGGCAATAGCAATGCATGATACAGCTCCAGCTACTTTCCAGAAAAACTCTTTAAATGCCTTGCTGTTAGCATACTGTAACctaaacaattacaattattataaataagtcttactctttatatttatttgaaatatacctaataaatgtgaAGTATAACATGTATGATGCAAAAAACCACATAAATTGAGAATGAGATGAAGGCATGCCATATTCAGAGTAcaacaaatttgtatttctAGCTAAGGGTCTAGGTTCACgtaatatatgtttaagaacAGTATTGCATATCTCATTGAGTAACACACCAAAGAAAAaagttatctaaaaaaaaaaaaattactatagacAGAATATAAGTAATgatagtattaatttaaatgtttacttaCTGTATGTAAATCTCGACGAAATAGAATTAAAGAAATGAAACCAGACAGAATGACAAAAGGTGTCAAACTAAACAGTGCcaataattttccaaatatattcccttaaacataaaaattaaattattaggtaggtaggtaacattaataatatgttaatcaaTGAgtgtaaaagtatatttaaaaataataaataaatgattataactataatattattattgaatggaATAGCTACCtacgaattaatattattgaaatgtgtCACAAAATCACGGAAACTAATGAATAAATATGGAATTTACTAtattagtctataatataagtttaggttataaatatttaatttgcttaATTGTTTCACTATTTTAAGAATACTTTGTAAAAAGTGTTCCAGCAGTTATTATAGGGCaacctttaatttatttttataataacaatatatttaatattattatgtaaaacactTTATTCAGTCTTTTTGAAGATggatacttttgaaaaaataaacctGTTCATTTCACaatgatattgtttaataaatatataaaactttatttggttttaaaaccACTACTATAATAAAGGTATCCAACCATTAAGAAGATAAAGTAatcttattagttttatttatactacTGTGACTTGGCTTCTCCGCAATTATGACTCAgattataaaaatgtctaaaggacaaataaactaaataatttgagttACAGTAGTATATcgttcaaataaatatttctgtaaCACTAATGGAACGTTTGAAACATTTTCCGGAGTCAgtgtaaatatgtattatgatcGGTATGTACAGTTTACATAGTGCACAACTGCTTAATTCACTCACCCTTTGGATATTCAACAAACGTCAGAGATAATGGTACCCAGTCAATGGATTGATCATACTCGCTACTGTTAGAGACAATCGAGTCCATACTTGAAAAGAAAAAAGGACTACTGTAGCGTGGCGTCTTCTACATGATAACTACCAAGTactagcaatataatattatgttctcagTGGAATGTTGACAAACTAAATAACCTGAGTAATTCAGTCTTTCAGCTGGCAAACAATATACAaagcgtataaaaaaaatttactcttTTTGCaaacacaaattatttagtcaacaattttaaaattgagcgaaaaaatattaatttaatagacaCGATTGGCGATTGATCCACTTATAGTCCGAATGTGCTTAACTTAAAAACTTCGTACAGTATCTCCTCGTGTGCATATAAGCGTTTATATCgcaggtaatattattaaataatttaagtaataaaaacgAATTCAGTAATTCACCGAAGATACAGCTTAATGAtcaaaattagattattatagtaagtttaacaagtaactatttatttatcaacaaattatgtcaCATATTTTGAACGATAACTGATAACAAAACACCAGCTGTAtgaatgataacaatatatgcttatatatatactatcaataatatactatataccatatacgtatataatagtatttgatATCACTGcgatacctacatatttttattataatattaaggggattcgataccttgattttctgtttttgtccaacatacgcgtgacatagtattttagacgtgttttttggcAAACactccaattgatctattgaagcgataagaattctgaaaacagatttgaattcaccgtcaagtctacttgaaatcgactttcccacatttttgatattatcccccaaattccagaaaacgtcatattaaaaaagagtgtttaaacatttttgtatttaaatttttggagaagccaaaatcaaaaaatcaaaattgtgggaaagttgatttcaagtagacttgacgacgaattcaaatctgttttcagaattctcatcacttcattagatcaattgatatgtttggcaaagaatccgtcaaaaatcctatgtcgcgtgtgtgttagacaaaaaaagaaaatcatcCCCTTAATATGAATTGTAATAATAGGCAATTAAACTTAACAGATGCGGTTACctaggtatgtatataaaataggtacattggtgaaaaaaaaaaaaacgaaaacaaatatttccccCGCTCTTTGTACCCTGTATTTAGTAACCCAACTATAATATGGACATTTCTGGCGTGTCTTGTCAGAACTCCACTCGACGACAGTTAAACGTTATCGTTGTCAGAAGTTTGAACAAATCGGGTCAATCTAATGCAAGTCGCAAGAGCTACCGGTAATCTCTGCCTACTCATTTATTACAAAACgatattccatattttattaGCTGTCTCCATTTATAGTCGGACAGTCGTCAGGTACCGTAGTTGACATGTATTTTATCCAGGTTTAACTTCATGGTTTGAATCTACTTGAGCTTATTGGTTTAGTTAGTAGTTTAGTGCCTATAATAGGTATGCATTTATAACCATGGTTGATATTGCCACTTATTAGTtagctacctacctacctatctattacTGAACAATTATTGTTCTACTTCAGTAGGCACCTAATACCAAAAGGTAATAGGTATGcaatattgtatgtaatttcTCCAGTCTTAACATTGTTAAAGTGGTACATTGTGACTGTTgagataatattaatgattattaaaagtgTGTGATTATGTTTTTTCTATGAGGTTTTCTAATTTTCTATTAGTCAGGACTCAGGACTTTAGGAGTCACCTAATGGTTTCTTGTAGACAAATAATTGTATCTGGCCCACGgaaaagaaatttattttttaattaggtatagtttttatactgaactaaatgatatttttatttgtttttttttttattttgtatttacattttttggttaaataataaatactaagtacctactaagtacTATGACACCAAATACATTAAGTTTGTAAGAGCCCAAAAATTTTCTAAATTCCTAATATGGCTCCCCAAAAGTTTGATAAAGGCGTAAACTATTACCTAATAAACTagtcttatattaaattcataaattaggtactaaataggtaaaaaaaaaacaaccgtaaaactgacaatatgtttttgtataaaattattatagccttataggaataatacaataaattgtggtAACATTTAGTACTTACTAATACCcatcataataatgtaataggtacttactattcGATAGATCATGTTTCTTGTTCGACGACACCGAATAAGTCATAATAACGTCGGCAATAATTTGTCAATTTCTATAAATCGtgtagaattaaaaaattaaaattaaataatatacctttgCGCCACCACACATGACGATTTATCGATTTACGTTAACTACCTATGTAATAGGTTCCTATAATCCTAAAGATTATGACGTCCAAACTCCAAATGGTAGCTCCACGATCTCATAGACTGTATACCTACCAGTtgatttaagaaaaattaaatcaactgCGGATTAAAAAACATTGGTTAGTTTGGTACTTAAATCCAAtgggtaatattaaaaaaatgcgtATATAGTATGAAGtatgaactatatattaaaaattgaaatagtataatataggtaggtatagttgaTAAATACTCACCAGTACACACAACTAGGTATTTAAGTCAAACCACTTTCGCCGACGTCTAAAATCCAAATATGTTTTTACGACTTGATAAACGGTTGGCTACAATTCATTTCAATCCACGTCCGTTCTgtggtgaaaaaataaataaattttcccATATAGTTCCGATTGACTGTGGGAAAGTAGCTAGACCTAGGTATTGTGTTAATTTCCCGTGAGTTGTAAATTGATagttagataaaataattatagaaaacttACTTTAACATTGTATGGTcgtgtataataaaatagtgtaggtaatatatatattgttaagcGTCCTATATAACGGTAATTGGCCAATAAGTTTTGATTTGTACATAGGTAATCAcaaggtagtaggtactatagccACTATGGGtacaaggtacctatatatttataataacctgAACTGTGCATTGAGAcgatgaatataaatataattataaatattttatacaatttcgtGATAGCAAGTTTACAATAGGGTATTCATTACTAttcaataagaaaatatatagaaattatagcAGAATATTGtatggaaaatatattaatatgcgaaTTAACTGGAAAGCACCCACCTTGGCACCTTGTaaaatgaataacttaaaaaggatctaaaaataaaatcagttgATGgaatatacagtaggtatataatatatacaataaactaaTCCACAAATCTTACGCTTGACAGTTATATTTGTGGATTATCAGATTAACTGCTGATGAATATTAATCGGGTGTTTTATTTGAAAgccattattcatattatagttaCAAGACTAAAAAGCTGGCCAggtgggtgtcgctctgttgtacagtagcaagtaggttacaagtgggtcactgtagtaATGGATGGTAGTaaaagctatattataatattatacttcaatcAACTTGCATCTAAAATCGTTTTCgactacaaaacaaaatatgtgggttattattaataaattaaatataataaaccatatataattttatttaaatttaattcagatATTATTTCCAAGATGAGAATATTTATAATGTCAaacaatttgaacttcaaatgctcataaaaaattaattggacTTTCCGgtgaactttttttataaaagatataaaaaCTTATCAGAAATCATGTATTaaacgctcaactttttttttaattgccacTATAGTagcaacttatgaggaaccttgtattcaattttcaaatgctttgatcaaaaactgattttgtgtaaaaattcttgttttctttaatttttttttttgacacatcattgtaaaaccaatacattcatcataaTACTCTTTGAATCTAAAAACGTTAAAATGGGAAAATGGTATCAAAGGCATAACGATAAAGGAAAGTTCATGAATAATGGGTGGGTCACGGGCATAGACGCATAG
This genomic window from Metopolophium dirhodum isolate CAU chromosome 1, ASM1992520v1, whole genome shotgun sequence contains:
- the LOC132935132 gene encoding dolichyldiphosphatase 1-like isoform X1, whose amino-acid sequence is MDSIVSNSSEYDQSIDWVPLSLTFVEYPKGNIFGKLLALFSLTPFVILSGFISLILFRRDLHTITFFFGVLLNEICNTVLKHILREPRPLARNTNLLYSEYGMPSSHSQFMWFFASYMLYFTFIRLQYANSKAFKEFFWKVAGAVSCIAIACIVSYSRIFLQYHTWKQVIYGALFGIIIGTIWFTIVNVILTPYFPTVISWKISELFLLRDTTLIPNVLWFEYTNIRHEAGARARRRKSISAKSQ
- the LOC132935132 gene encoding dolichyldiphosphatase 1-like isoform X2, with translation MDSIVSNSSEYDQSIDWVPLSLTFVEYPKGNIFGKLLALFSLTPFVILSGFISLILFRRDLHTITFFFGVLLNEICNTVLKHILREPRPLARNTNLLYSEYGMPSSHSQFMWFFASYMLYFTFIRLQYANSKAFKEFFWKVAGAVSCIAIACIVSYSRIFLQYHTWKQVIYGALFGIIIGTIWFTIVNVILTPYFPTVIS